One genomic window of Paenisporosarcina antarctica includes the following:
- a CDS encoding alpha/beta fold hydrolase yields the protein MNVFESNGVSLVYEEFGEGEPLLLLHGLTGNRHMFDEDVNVFRKYFRTIVLDARGHGDSDKPVAYTLDDHIADVLRLLDHLEIDASYLIGVSMGSYIAQGVAIASPERVKQMILVATKPEGKTSSLQALFLKYQNQLEGLSFSQKVMKVSPYMFHDLGAIGEWSKEAAKKSSPLQADQIVAANAALEGFDFRHDLHLVTAKTLVISGNHDELNPPEVGRETARLIPHATFVEFNQSGHAPNVEQHLLYMDFVLEFLNKK from the coding sequence GTGAACGTATTTGAATCGAATGGTGTTTCCTTAGTCTATGAAGAGTTTGGTGAGGGTGAGCCGCTATTGCTATTGCATGGATTGACAGGTAACCGACATATGTTTGACGAGGATGTAAATGTATTTAGGAAGTATTTTCGTACGATTGTCCTGGATGCCCGTGGTCATGGGGACTCCGACAAACCCGTTGCTTATACATTAGATGATCATATTGCCGATGTGTTGCGCTTACTTGACCATTTGGAAATTGATGCGAGCTATTTGATTGGCGTATCGATGGGCAGTTATATTGCACAGGGAGTTGCAATTGCTTCCCCTGAACGTGTGAAGCAGATGATTTTAGTTGCTACTAAACCAGAAGGAAAAACATCTTCCTTGCAAGCGTTGTTTCTGAAGTATCAGAACCAATTAGAAGGTCTGTCATTTTCCCAGAAAGTAATGAAAGTATCTCCGTATATGTTTCACGATTTGGGAGCAATCGGTGAATGGAGTAAAGAAGCTGCGAAAAAGAGTTCTCCTCTACAAGCTGATCAGATTGTAGCAGCAAATGCAGCTTTAGAAGGGTTTGATTTCCGTCATGATTTGCACTTAGTGACAGCTAAAACACTTGTAATTAGCGGGAATCATGATGAGTTAAATCCACCAGAAGTTGGACGTGAAACCGCTCGCTTAATTCCACATGCTACGTTTGTTGAATTTAATCAATCTGGACACGCACCGAATGTAGAGCAACATTTATTATATATGGATTTTGTTTTAGAGTTTTTAAATAAGAAATAG